One Temnothorax longispinosus isolate EJ_2023e chromosome 8, Tlon_JGU_v1, whole genome shotgun sequence genomic region harbors:
- the Aos1 gene encoding SUMO-activating enzyme subunit 1, with protein sequence MLDHKQTEELTDHEAELYDRQLRLWGLDSQKRLRAAKVLLIGLDGFGAEIAKNIILAGVKSVTFLDHRSVTELDRCSQFFIPKEDIGKNKAEASLSRAQNLNPMVNINADSGKVDDKPDEYFGQFDVVCAMHCTITQLKRINRACRNQKVKFFAGDVWGALGYVFIDLQEHEYVEDVSKTKKVTIPEGGEPMGKERIETIVVNEKRTDNFVPFEFILNAPKTSLVREEEIYYMMLILLNYREKYGEDPLPSERGCENLKNEASLIIKKYELGDKIDNLVESDLYAQLSPVCSIVGGVMAQEIIKAASQKHAPLNNLFTFNPATSCGVILKLGY encoded by the exons ATGCTGGATCATAAGCAGACCGAAGAGCTGACGGATCACGAGGCCGAGTTGTATGACAGACAACTTCGTCTGTGGGGTTTAGATTCGCAAAAACG ATTGCGAGCTGCAAAAGTTCTTTTGATAGGACTAGACGGTTTCGGGGCGGaaattgctaaaaatattattctagcTGGAGTCAAGAGTGTTACGTTTTTGGACCATAGAAGTGTAACAGAGTTGGATAGATGTTCGCAGTTCTTTATACCAAAAGAAGATATTGGAAAGAAT AAAGCCGAAGCATCATTGTCACGAGCGCAAAACCTGAATCCTATGGTTAATATTAACGCAGATTCTGGCAAGGTTGACGATAAGCCTGACGAATATTTTGGACAGTTTGATGTGGTTTGCGCTATGCATTGTACTATCACGCAGCTGAAAAGAATCAATCGGGCGTGCAGAAATCAAAAAGTCAAATTCTTTGCTGGGGATGTATGGGGAGCACTTGGTTATGTATTCATAGATTTACAGGAACATGAATATGTAGA GGACGTGTCAAAAACAAAGAAAGTAACAATACCGGAAGGTGGCGAGCCCATGGGTAAAGAAAGGATTGAAACCATAGTAGTTAATGAAAAACGCACCGACAATTTTGTACCGTTTGAATTTATCCTAAATGCTCCAAAAACATCTTTAGTTAGGGAAGAAGAAATCTACTATATGATGCTAA tattgcTGAATTATCGTGAAAAATATGGCGAGGATCCATTGCCAAGCGAAAGAGGTTGTGAAAACCTAAAAAATGAAgcttctttaattattaaaaaatatgagttAGGCGacaaaatagataatttagtGGA GAGCGATTTGTACGCACAACTCAGTCCAGTTTGCTCTATTGTCGGTGGCGTAATGGCACAGGAAATAATCAAGGCGGCATCGCAGAAACACGCTCCactcaataatttatttacatttaatccAGCCACATCATGCGGAGTTATTTTGAAATTGGGATATTAA
- the LOC139817413 gene encoding FERRY endosomal RAB5 effector complex subunit 3 isoform X2, producing MNKAEEEYVERTFIYKFPTCTTNQEYKLEIPLKIPYHGSIKELMHRIMSSFKLPCYVESDLLDVLQRNIKELTLQFHDEKAEKLIEAAKAGSLDLEDIIKNWEKIYKQKTVEYSDPIGTTDEELFAAAYHRLVHSPSLEPILQAEHKFGRDVTEVIQMRDTDYEHLTQKQTDEMRVAVEALEAGSTEKSINDMAGRHFEEQSLLQGYWGSRIDALRLDQRRQYRNWIMRLLEEQQTSMVSTPMGSPMVPLPPLRPALDKFVHSEEKQTTDYPLLEESFTIHLGSQMKQMHNIRILTGDVLDFCRTKNSESGMDPTPQRLQTALGLYSNDLCGLVLLSDNHLGSYSGITKELCSICQLTTEFHFPPIDEQLEKIREDVKDAVAWRQAHYREGSDHHAKKSTTSKSLQTGDVFITRHSNLAQVHVVFHMVVNDSLRSGDINSRHPAILGLRNILKTACCNDVTTLTIPVLLVHEMSEDMTVAWCTKRAELVFKCVKGFMIEMASWGGAELKNLQFLVPKGMSEEVFGTLATMLPSIFRVSNPLVFKATSTPQTPKK from the exons ATGAATAAAGCAGAAGAGGAATACGTTGAGAGAACATTCATCTACAAGTTTCCAACATGTACCACGAATCAAGAATACAAACTGGAAATTCCCTTGAAAATACCGTATCACGGTTCTATAAAAGAGTTAATGCATCGTATAATGTCATCGTTCAAACTACCTTGTTATGTGGAATCGGATTTATTGGATGTCCTGCAGCGTAATATCAAGGAGCTTACGCTGCAGTTTCATGATGAAAAGGCGGAGAAACTTATCGAAGCTGCCAAAGCAGGCAGTTTGGATTTAGAAGACATAATTAAGAATTGggagaaaatatataagcaGAAGACAGTAGAATATTCTGATCCTATTGGGACCACAGATGAGGAATTGTTTGCTGCGGCATATCACAGATTAGTGCATTCTCCGTCCTTAGAACCAATTTTGCAGGCAGAACACAAATTTGGACGGGATGTTACTGAAGTAATTCAAATGAGGGATACCGACTATGAACATCTTACGCAAAA GCAAACCGACGAAATGCGCGTTGCTGTCGAGGCCCTCGAAGCGGGATCTACCGAAAAGTCCATAAACGACATGGCTGGTCGTCACTTCGAGGAGCAAAGTCTATTACAGGGTTACTGGGGATCTAGAATCGACGCATTAAGATTAGATCAACGACGGCAGTACCGAAATTGGATCATGAGGCTGCTCGAAGAGCAACAGACCAGTATGGTATCCACGCCAAT GGGTTCGCCTATGGTACCGCTGCCGCCGTTGCGTCCGGCTTTAGACAAATTCGTTCATAGCGAGGAGAAGCAAACGACAGATTATCCCCTATTAGAAGAAAGCTTCACCATACATTTGGGATCTCAGATGAAACAAATGCACAACATACGTATATTGACCGGAGACGTACTTGATTTTTGTCGTACGAAAAATAGCGAGTCCGG gaTGGATCCAACGCCGCAAAGATTGCAAACAGCATTAGGACTATACTCGAACGATCTCTGTGGATTAGTCCTTCTAAGCGATAATCATTTAGGCAGTTATTCTGGAATAACGAAAG AATTATGCTCGATATGTCAATTAACCACGGAATTCCATTTTCCACCTATCGATGAGCAATTGGAAAAAATTCGGGAAGACGTGAAGGACGCCGTTGCTTGGAGGCAGGCGCACTACAGGGAAGGGAGCGATCACCAT GCGAAAAAATCCACGACGAGCAAGAGTCTGCAAACAGGCGACGTTTTTATCACGAGGCATTCCAATCTGGCGCAAGTTCACGTAGTGTTCCACATGGTAGTAAACGATTCCCTGAGATCCG gcgATATCAACTCGAGACATCCCGCTATTTTGGGACTgcgaaacattttaaaaacggCGTGCTGCAACGATGTGACAACGCTGACAATACCCGTGCTGCTCGTTCATGAAATGTCAGAG GATATGACGGTCGCTTGGTGCACGAAACGAGCCGAGCTAGTCTTCAAGTGCGTGAAAGGCTTCATGATCGAAATGGCCTCTTGGGGTGGAGCCGAGTTGAAGAATCTGCAGTTTCTCGTGCCGAAA GGAATGTCGGAGGAGGTGTTTGGAACGTTAGCCACAATGTTGCCTAGCATATTTCGAGTGTCGAACCCGCTAGTTTTCAAGGCCACCAGCACACCGCAAACGCCGAAAAAGTGA
- the LOC139817414 gene encoding uncharacterized protein: MMWIGSLAFFVIVVSFVSSITIDLSFRKLKKEDFFVRVQTQINLQEVTDLNLKGNEFDSFLDCSTNLGTLRTLDLSQNHLQRFFFLCKEEYNLQTLNVSRNKLEYIDDNALNDRIPKLKILDLSFNKLTVVNETMLQHLTVLEYLSLSYNPIGDGIHESAFWNLRALKHLDLRNISAPYFSSDFFKTLTNLSTLDLSWNPISVIPLLPISLQELDLSGTQVISLENLYLPQLRELRLNHMPNLTSLALNDLENLASLETLSLNGCKRLVELKLWSQIGIVLPRLQRLSIKECGLETLGVDLRPLVQRTPVIELGNNPWKCDCKLEWIGLLNSTKNLSRNIRCHAPDRHHAKLLAEIPSHELQCEYDSSVIYPILWTGLSILIVTVIIAAVLVLFKRPISQWSFKGRNGDTVTYKNVVESNNDLVRILAVSETHERNEE, translated from the exons ATGATGTGGATCGGATCGCTCGCATTTTTCGTCATCGTCGTTTCGTTCGTCTCATCAATAACG ATTGACCTCTCATTTCGGAAGTTGAAAAAGGAAGATTTCTTCGTGAGAGTGCAGACCCAGATCAATCTACAGGAAGTGACAGACCTCAATCTAAAAGGGAACGAATTTGACAGTTTTCTGGACTGCTCTACCAATCTGGGAACACTGAGAACGTTGGACTTGTCTCAGAATCACCTTcagcgattttttttcctatgcaaggaagaatataatttgcaaacGTTAAACGTGAGCCGCAATAAACTAGAATACATCGACGATAATGCTCTCAATGACCGAATACCGAAACTGAAGATACTAGATCTTTCTTTCAACAAGCTCACCGTCGTCAACGAGACCATGTTACAACACCTAACG gttcTCGAGTATTTATCTTTATCCTATAATCCCATAGGGGATGGGATACACGAAAGCGCATTTTGGAATTTAAGGGCGTTGAAACACCTCGACTTGAGAAACATATCCGCGCCGTACTTCTCGTCGGACTTCTTCAAAACCTTGACGAACTTGTCGACCTTAGACCTATCCTGGAATCCAATCAGCGTGATACCTCTGTTACCGATAAGTTTACAGGAGTTGGATTTATCCGGCACGCAAGTGATAAGCCTCGAAAACTTGTATCTGCCGCAGTTACGAGAGTTGCGGCTAAACCACATGCCAAACTTGACATCACTGGCGCTGAACGATCTTGAGAACCTGGCCAGCCTGGAGACGTTATCGTTGAACGGTTGCAAACGGCTAGTCGAGCTTAAGCTTTGGTCGCAGATCGGCATCGTGTTGCCACGGTTGCAACGCCTTTCGATAAAAGAGTGCGGTCTCGAAACTCTGGGTGTCGATCTGCGTCCCTTGGTGCAACGGACACCCGTTATCGAATTGGGGAACAATCCTTGGAAGTGCGACTGCAAGTTGGAATGGATTGGCCTGTTGAATTCGACCAAGAATCTTAGTCGGAACATCAG ATGCCACGCACCGGATCGGCACCACGCCAAGCTTCTGGCTGAAATACCGAGCCACGAGCTGCAATGCGAATACGACTCGTCGGTCATCTATCCGATCCTATGGACGGGCCTCTCGATATTGATCGTTACCGTGATCATCGCCGCGGTCTTGGTTCTCTTCAAACGGCCAATAAGCCAATGGAGCTTCAAGGGAAGGAACGGGGATACCGTCACGTACAAGAACGTCGTCGAGTCGAACAATGATCTGGTCCGAATACTGGCGGTGTCCGAGACGCACGAACGCAACGAAGAATGA
- the LOC139817413 gene encoding FERRY endosomal RAB5 effector complex subunit 3 isoform X1 produces the protein MNKAEEEYVERTFIYKFPTCTTNQEYKLEIPLKIPYHGSIKELMHRIMSSFKLPCYVESDLLDVLQRNIKELTLQFHDEKAEKLIEAAKAGSLDLEDIIKNWEKIYKQKTVEYSDPIGTTDEELFAAAYHRLVHSPSLEPILQAEHKFGRDVTEVIQMRDTDYEHLTQKQTDEMRVAVEALEAGSTEKSINDMAGRHFEEQSLLQGYWGSRIDALRLDQRRQYRNWIMRLLEEQQTSMVSTPMGSPMVPLPPLRPALDKFVHSEEKQTTDYPLLEESFTIHLGSQMKQMHNIRILTGDVLDFCRTKNSESGMDPTPQRLQTALGLYSNDLCGLVLLSDNHLGSYSGITKELCSICQLTTEFHFPPIDEQLEKIREDVKDAVAWRQAHYREGSDHHVGNAKKSTTSKSLQTGDVFITRHSNLAQVHVVFHMVVNDSLRSGDINSRHPAILGLRNILKTACCNDVTTLTIPVLLVHEMSEDMTVAWCTKRAELVFKCVKGFMIEMASWGGAELKNLQFLVPKGMSEEVFGTLATMLPSIFRVSNPLVFKATSTPQTPKK, from the exons ATGAATAAAGCAGAAGAGGAATACGTTGAGAGAACATTCATCTACAAGTTTCCAACATGTACCACGAATCAAGAATACAAACTGGAAATTCCCTTGAAAATACCGTATCACGGTTCTATAAAAGAGTTAATGCATCGTATAATGTCATCGTTCAAACTACCTTGTTATGTGGAATCGGATTTATTGGATGTCCTGCAGCGTAATATCAAGGAGCTTACGCTGCAGTTTCATGATGAAAAGGCGGAGAAACTTATCGAAGCTGCCAAAGCAGGCAGTTTGGATTTAGAAGACATAATTAAGAATTGggagaaaatatataagcaGAAGACAGTAGAATATTCTGATCCTATTGGGACCACAGATGAGGAATTGTTTGCTGCGGCATATCACAGATTAGTGCATTCTCCGTCCTTAGAACCAATTTTGCAGGCAGAACACAAATTTGGACGGGATGTTACTGAAGTAATTCAAATGAGGGATACCGACTATGAACATCTTACGCAAAA GCAAACCGACGAAATGCGCGTTGCTGTCGAGGCCCTCGAAGCGGGATCTACCGAAAAGTCCATAAACGACATGGCTGGTCGTCACTTCGAGGAGCAAAGTCTATTACAGGGTTACTGGGGATCTAGAATCGACGCATTAAGATTAGATCAACGACGGCAGTACCGAAATTGGATCATGAGGCTGCTCGAAGAGCAACAGACCAGTATGGTATCCACGCCAAT GGGTTCGCCTATGGTACCGCTGCCGCCGTTGCGTCCGGCTTTAGACAAATTCGTTCATAGCGAGGAGAAGCAAACGACAGATTATCCCCTATTAGAAGAAAGCTTCACCATACATTTGGGATCTCAGATGAAACAAATGCACAACATACGTATATTGACCGGAGACGTACTTGATTTTTGTCGTACGAAAAATAGCGAGTCCGG gaTGGATCCAACGCCGCAAAGATTGCAAACAGCATTAGGACTATACTCGAACGATCTCTGTGGATTAGTCCTTCTAAGCGATAATCATTTAGGCAGTTATTCTGGAATAACGAAAG AATTATGCTCGATATGTCAATTAACCACGGAATTCCATTTTCCACCTATCGATGAGCAATTGGAAAAAATTCGGGAAGACGTGAAGGACGCCGTTGCTTGGAGGCAGGCGCACTACAGGGAAGGGAGCGATCACCATGTAGGCAAT GCGAAAAAATCCACGACGAGCAAGAGTCTGCAAACAGGCGACGTTTTTATCACGAGGCATTCCAATCTGGCGCAAGTTCACGTAGTGTTCCACATGGTAGTAAACGATTCCCTGAGATCCG gcgATATCAACTCGAGACATCCCGCTATTTTGGGACTgcgaaacattttaaaaacggCGTGCTGCAACGATGTGACAACGCTGACAATACCCGTGCTGCTCGTTCATGAAATGTCAGAG GATATGACGGTCGCTTGGTGCACGAAACGAGCCGAGCTAGTCTTCAAGTGCGTGAAAGGCTTCATGATCGAAATGGCCTCTTGGGGTGGAGCCGAGTTGAAGAATCTGCAGTTTCTCGTGCCGAAA GGAATGTCGGAGGAGGTGTTTGGAACGTTAGCCACAATGTTGCCTAGCATATTTCGAGTGTCGAACCCGCTAGTTTTCAAGGCCACCAGCACACCGCAAACGCCGAAAAAGTGA